A window of Nitrosopumilus sp. b3 contains these coding sequences:
- a CDS encoding response regulator, with protein sequence MNNMNYKILIVDDSSFMRTLLSKIFSNTSGVGEIYQANNGNEALTTYKDKRPDLVTMDIDMPEMDGIEAAKQIKSIDPNAKIVMVSSSDKKNTRDEAEKIGISQYIRKPFDRLEIKKTIESLSKE encoded by the coding sequence ATGAACAATATGAATTACAAAATATTGATAGTAGATGATTCATCATTTATGAGAACACTGCTTTCAAAAATTTTTTCAAATACATCTGGAGTAGGCGAGATTTATCAGGCAAATAATGGCAATGAAGCTCTAACAACTTACAAGGATAAAAGACCAGATTTGGTCACTATGGATATAGATATGCCAGAAATGGATGGGATTGAGGCTGCAAAGCAAATAAAATCAATTGATCCAAACGCAAAGATTGTGATGGTTTCATCATCGGATAAGAAAAATACTAGAGATGAGGCGGAAAAAATTGGAATCTCTCAATACATAAGAAAACCATTTGATCGGTTAGAAATCAAAAAGACAATTGAAAGTCTATCAAAAGAATAG
- a CDS encoding aspartate kinase, which translates to MTKLVVAKFGGSAIGPNGESIPKIIQRINNLKKESKVIAVFSAPLTIHNGKKRSLTDIILEQGENAQNGISPTLDIVASTYQKILEMITSENIENCKKILNLNLEKAQKALDEAFGNKEFVDETRSRALAFSGEILMSHMMNYILKSNGIKSDSVDFDDWPIITDNNIESTNFLASKSRENIDKISQLVEQNEVVTIGGFIGKTVENVLTTYERGGSDRTAADLGILFHKKYETSIDFEKDSAVVSADPKIVESNLCEVPQLSYNEARLAGMFGMKILDPIAIKEIVENGVDLPIIITNMNNPEKITTIKRILDEQKGHPIKIVTGKENCAIFRIETSSIQKLLISLEKDKRYSEFVILSPFTKDGIEFSRILFLDGDYVKRNEKYLLGFDSLATITYNRGVITLIGDEMWRVQQVASRTSAKIGDAGLNILNMDAQEETSRIIIVVEDTNDNIRKAIKAIHHEISKINFI; encoded by the coding sequence ATGACTAAACTTGTAGTTGCAAAATTTGGAGGCAGTGCTATAGGTCCAAATGGTGAATCTATCCCAAAAATTATTCAGCGCATAAATAATTTAAAAAAAGAATCAAAGGTCATTGCAGTTTTTTCAGCACCATTAACTATTCACAATGGAAAAAAACGTTCACTTACTGATATAATTTTAGAACAGGGAGAAAATGCCCAGAATGGAATATCTCCCACTCTTGATATTGTAGCATCCACCTATCAAAAAATTCTTGAAATGATAACTTCTGAAAATATAGAAAATTGTAAGAAAATCCTAAACTTGAATTTAGAAAAAGCACAAAAAGCACTAGATGAAGCATTTGGGAACAAAGAATTTGTAGATGAAACACGCTCAAGAGCACTGGCATTTTCTGGCGAGATACTAATGTCTCATATGATGAATTATATTCTAAAAAGTAATGGCATAAAATCTGATTCTGTAGATTTTGATGATTGGCCAATAATCACAGATAATAACATTGAATCTACCAATTTTCTAGCATCAAAATCAAGAGAAAATATTGATAAAATTTCACAACTTGTAGAACAAAATGAGGTAGTTACTATAGGTGGATTTATTGGAAAAACAGTTGAGAATGTTTTAACCACATATGAGCGTGGGGGTTCTGATAGAACTGCAGCAGATCTTGGAATATTGTTTCACAAAAAATATGAAACAAGTATCGATTTTGAGAAAGATAGTGCAGTAGTTTCTGCAGATCCAAAAATTGTAGAATCTAATCTGTGTGAAGTTCCTCAATTGTCATATAATGAAGCAAGACTAGCAGGAATGTTTGGGATGAAAATATTAGATCCAATTGCAATAAAAGAAATTGTAGAAAATGGTGTTGATCTACCAATAATTATTACAAATATGAATAATCCTGAAAAAATTACTACCATAAAAAGAATATTGGATGAACAGAAAGGCCATCCAATAAAAATTGTTACTGGAAAAGAAAATTGTGCAATCTTTAGAATTGAAACTAGCTCGATTCAAAAATTACTAATATCATTAGAAAAAGACAAACGATACAGTGAGTTTGTGATACTGTCCCCATTTACAAAAGATGGAATAGAATTCTCTAGAATTTTATTTTTAGATGGGGATTATGTTAAGAGAAATGAAAAATATCTTCTTGGATTTGATTCTCTTGCAACAATTACATACAACAGAGGAGTCATTACACTGATTGGAGATGAGATGTGGAGAGTACAGCAAGTTGCATCTAGGACAAGTGCAAAGATCGGTGATGCAGGATTAAACATATTGAATATGGATGCACAAGAAGAAACTTCACGAATAATTATTGTTGTGGAAGATACAAATGATAACATTAGAAAAGCTATCAAAGCAATTCATCACGAGATTTCAAAAATTAATTTTATTTAG
- a CDS encoding response regulator, protein MVINDSRAMRLFIEETVKSFSDCQIIGSYVDGKNALDNIQAKKPDVIILDLEMPKMDGMTFLERLNDVQMYPTIILSNYATEGSKIVNDAISLGAVDSLLPPASNSEADIKAFKSMLRHKIIKTSLRSKRHTLYCK, encoded by the coding sequence ATGGTAATTAATGATTCAAGGGCAATGCGACTATTTATTGAAGAGACGGTAAAATCATTTTCAGATTGTCAAATTATTGGATCATATGTTGATGGAAAAAATGCATTAGATAATATCCAGGCTAAAAAACCAGACGTAATAATTTTGGATCTTGAAATGCCAAAAATGGATGGAATGACATTTCTTGAAAGATTGAATGATGTTCAAATGTATCCTACAATTATACTGAGCAATTATGCAACAGAAGGTTCCAAGATTGTTAATGATGCAATATCCTTAGGTGCTGTTGATTCTTTATTGCCCCCAGCGTCAAATAGCGAGGCAGACATTAAAGCATTCAAAAGTATGCTTCGTCATAAAATAATCAAAACATCACTTAGATCTAAGAGACACACGTTGTATTGCAAATAA
- a CDS encoding SRPBCC family protein: MTLVTKSIDIKTPVENVFTYFARPEHVSDQIKNDTVGMTVVPMDIKEGMGVGTTFRIIGDFSGKRLEWDCETTEFIRNEKISAIQIEGPFKKWQITNEFKALGNNLTRVTMSVDYEMPFGPLGAILDKAKFAKSAEKGMETALYNVRGLLEGNGSIPVYITLDAYQKLLAEKKKMNDVPVSTALTAIIEKYNEIEAKAQN, from the coding sequence TTGACCCTCGTTACAAAATCAATCGATATTAAAACACCTGTAGAGAATGTTTTTACCTACTTTGCAAGACCAGAGCATGTTTCTGATCAAATCAAAAATGACACAGTAGGTATGACCGTAGTTCCTATGGATATCAAAGAAGGAATGGGTGTTGGTACGACCTTTAGAATTATCGGTGACTTTAGCGGAAAACGTCTAGAGTGGGATTGTGAGACAACTGAATTCATTAGAAATGAAAAAATTTCAGCAATACAAATTGAAGGTCCATTTAAGAAATGGCAAATCACCAATGAATTCAAAGCATTAGGGAATAATCTCACTAGAGTAACAATGTCAGTAGATTATGAAATGCCATTTGGTCCGCTAGGAGCAATCTTGGATAAAGCAAAATTTGCCAAATCTGCTGAAAAAGGAATGGAGACTGCTCTTTACAACGTTAGAGGTTTACTTGAAGGAAATGGTTCAATTCCAGTTTACATCACACTAGATGCATACCAAAAACTTCTTGCCGAAAAGAAAAAGATGAATGATGTTCCAGTTTCAACTGCACTTACAGCAATTATTGAAAAGTACAATGAAATTGAAGCTAAAGCCCAAAACTAA
- a CDS encoding COX15/CtaA family protein: MAIQYLALATLIVLYSLMFIGGYISAAGLGLTCPEWPLCPNGVMPSEEYLIEWIHRTTAATTGVLVISTMIASLINKNSDIKIKITSSLATALVITQITLGALVIDTKLHAVLVAIHLGIGIWLFAMVLLTVIFAFRISKIPIKSTV; encoded by the coding sequence TTGGCAATCCAATATCTGGCATTAGCTACATTGATAGTTTTATATTCATTGATGTTTATCGGTGGATATATTTCAGCAGCAGGACTGGGATTGACTTGCCCTGAATGGCCATTATGCCCTAACGGAGTAATGCCATCAGAAGAATATCTTATTGAATGGATTCATAGAACAACTGCTGCTACCACTGGAGTGCTAGTTATTTCAACTATGATTGCAAGTCTGATTAACAAGAATTCTGACATTAAAATAAAAATTACTAGCTCCCTTGCAACTGCTTTAGTTATTACACAAATCACTCTTGGAGCACTAGTCATTGATACAAAACTTCATGCCGTCCTAGTTGCAATTCATTTGGGAATTGGAATTTGGCTGTTTGCTATGGTTTTGCTGACTGTAATATTTGCATTTAGAATTTCTAAAATACCTATAAAATCTACAGTTTAG
- a CDS encoding response regulator — protein sequence MNGSVVLVDDNDDLLESLSEFLKMKGFNVLGCGHNGLEAVQLYEEYRPDVILLDLLMPNYDGIYGLENIKKINPNAKVIILTGHYNKKNREKIRPLNVSKIMEKPCSLTKLDLVLKSLSMV from the coding sequence ATGAATGGCTCAGTTGTACTGGTAGATGATAACGATGATCTGCTTGAATCCCTCAGTGAATTCCTTAAGATGAAAGGATTTAACGTTCTAGGATGTGGCCACAATGGATTAGAGGCAGTACAATTGTATGAAGAGTATAGACCAGATGTGATTCTATTGGATCTTTTAATGCCTAATTATGATGGGATTTATGGACTTGAAAATATCAAAAAAATCAACCCTAATGCCAAAGTCATAATATTAACTGGTCACTACAATAAAAAAAATAGAGAAAAAATTAGACCCCTTAATGTATCTAAAATCATGGAAAAACCCTGCTCATTAACAAAATTAGATCTTGTTTTAAAATCACTTAGCATGGTATAG
- a CDS encoding glycosyltransferase, producing the protein MNDCDFFSSPIGLGHVTRDIAIVNNFESISPNFVTGSGAAKILKHLHFKVEDVYHPPSFIVESGTLKNPAKWLWSYYNYYKECKNISVKILQVDHPNLVISDEDFASLTVAQKMKIPTVLITDILETRFTKGLLSLVEKKMNKSMQEIIKKCDLVILPENGNDADNIRRVGPIVRVTNHSRNELREKFSFKGKTIVVSIGGTDAGIFLIEKALDSISKINQDIDVFLVSGPAVTRKFKNVTNLGFVNNLHELIFAADLLISLAGKSTIDEANAYGTPAIFIPIKGHFEQEDNAREQGFSFDDINRLDVLILEKLEEERNQVKTDGAKIASNIIEKLI; encoded by the coding sequence ATGAATGATTGTGATTTTTTTTCTAGCCCTATTGGATTAGGACATGTAACTCGAGATATTGCAATTGTAAATAATTTTGAAAGCATTTCACCAAATTTTGTAACAGGTAGTGGTGCTGCTAAAATTCTAAAACATTTACATTTTAAAGTTGAAGATGTATATCATCCTCCATCATTTATTGTTGAGAGTGGAACTTTAAAGAATCCGGCAAAATGGCTTTGGAGTTACTATAATTACTACAAAGAATGTAAAAATATTTCAGTAAAAATTTTACAAGTTGACCATCCCAATTTGGTAATAAGTGATGAAGATTTTGCTTCATTAACTGTTGCACAAAAAATGAAAATCCCTACAGTGCTGATTACTGACATCTTAGAGACTCGTTTTACCAAAGGTTTGCTATCATTAGTTGAGAAAAAAATGAATAAATCAATGCAAGAAATTATTAAAAAATGTGATCTTGTGATTCTTCCTGAAAATGGGAATGATGCTGATAATATACGAAGAGTTGGACCTATTGTTAGAGTAACAAATCATTCAAGGAATGAATTACGAGAAAAATTCTCATTTAAAGGAAAAACAATTGTTGTATCTATTGGTGGAACTGATGCTGGAATTTTTCTTATTGAAAAAGCATTAGATTCTATTTCAAAAATTAATCAAGACATTGATGTATTTTTGGTATCTGGTCCAGCAGTTACTAGAAAATTTAAAAATGTCACAAATCTGGGTTTTGTCAATAATTTACACGAATTAATTTTTGCAGCAGATTTGCTAATTTCACTAGCTGGAAAATCTACAATAGATGAGGCAAATGCATATGGCACACCTGCAATATTCATTCCAATTAAAGGTCATTTTGAACAAGAAGATAATGCACGAGAGCAAGGATTCTCTTTTGATGATATCAATAGACTAGATGTATTAATTTTAGAGAAACTTGAAGAAGAGAGAAATCAAGTAAAAACTGATGGTGCAAAAATTGCATCAAATATTATTGAAAAGTTAATCTAG
- a CDS encoding plastocyanin/azurin family copper-binding protein translates to MKMSHDNQQTIYRTTPARTGKMMAIMLGICIVGGVIFFSMWDYWISQPPPVVAMMAGEKDLAAPAAQTGKTITQDLAFVESSDFRTLAFNALPGEPDNNPTINMNVGDKIVFNVDNAGKSFHAFGVTKDTEGFGGIIPGSEVGAAANPLKPGEGGTSEFVAGEEGTYYYICTVPGHREQGMVGEIIVGPSQGGGSQAAAAPTGVSHDFTLDFVESSDFRTLAFNALPGEEGHNPEIRIKSGDEVTVTANNLGKSFHAFGVVTNPEDFNSIVMDSAIASASNPLKPGEGGSVTFTAGVPGTYYYICTVPGHALQGMQGSFIVE, encoded by the coding sequence ATGAAAATGAGTCACGATAATCAACAAACCATTTACAGAACAACACCAGCTAGAACTGGAAAAATGATGGCTATCATGCTAGGCATTTGTATTGTTGGCGGAGTCATATTCTTTTCAATGTGGGATTATTGGATTTCCCAACCTCCACCAGTTGTAGCAATGATGGCAGGAGAAAAGGATCTTGCAGCACCAGCAGCACAAACTGGAAAAACAATTACCCAAGATCTTGCATTTGTTGAATCATCAGACTTTAGGACTTTGGCGTTTAATGCATTACCTGGCGAACCTGATAACAATCCTACAATTAACATGAATGTTGGAGACAAAATAGTGTTTAACGTTGATAATGCTGGAAAGTCCTTCCACGCATTTGGTGTTACAAAGGACACTGAAGGCTTTGGTGGAATAATTCCAGGAAGTGAAGTAGGAGCTGCTGCAAACCCTTTAAAACCAGGTGAGGGTGGAACTTCTGAATTTGTTGCAGGTGAGGAAGGAACTTATTATTACATTTGTACCGTTCCAGGTCATAGAGAACAAGGAATGGTTGGAGAAATAATCGTTGGACCCTCCCAAGGTGGTGGCTCACAAGCAGCAGCTGCTCCAACAGGTGTATCTCATGACTTTACTTTGGACTTTGTAGAATCTAGTGATTTCAGAACTTTGGCGTTTAACGCATTACCTGGAGAAGAGGGACATAATCCTGAGATTCGTATAAAATCTGGCGATGAGGTAACTGTCACCGCAAATAATTTGGGTAAATCATTCCACGCATTTGGAGTTGTTACTAATCCTGAAGACTTTAACAGCATTGTGATGGACTCTGCAATTGCATCTGCATCAAATCCATTAAAACCAGGTGAAGGTGGTAGTGTTACATTTACTGCAGGTGTACCAGGAACTTATTATTACATTTGTACTGTTCCAGGACATGCATTACAAGGAATGCAAGGTAGCTTTATCGTAGAATAA